GAGACATGCTGGACGAGGCGTTGGCGACCGGGACGCCGGAGGTGTTCAACACCGACCAGGGGGTGCAGTTCACGGCCGGGGCGTGGGTCGAGCGGGGGAGGCGGCCGGGGTGCGGGTGAGCATGGACGGGCGGGGGCGGTGCCTGGACAACGTGTTCGTCGAGCGGCTGTGGCGGACGGTGAAGTACGAGGACGTGTTCCTGCGGGGTACGAGTCGGTGCCCGAGTTGGAGCGGGGCTGCGGGCGTACTTCGCCTTCTACAACGAGCCCGGCTGCATCAGTCGCTCGGGTACAAAACCCCGGTCGAAGTGTACCGGGCGGGAAGGTCTAAAGAGCCGGCGAGAAAGTAGCTAAGAATCGCCGGTTTTGGTCTCGACAATGGGGTCCACTACAGCCAACTTGTTTGCCAGCATCGCGTCGGAGAGCGAAGCTGAGTCGGCCGTCGAACACTCGCCCAGCAGGCGGCCGTACTTCTCACGCTTCCGCACGACACATCTGACCTCTTTGCCCTTGATAAGCATCTGCATGGCGTCTCTCGCTTCGTAGAACCCGGCCTCGCCTTTTCGGGGTATCGATGCGAGCGAGGCGAACACGCTCGTCGCCGCAGCGGAGAGTATCGCCGTCGATGGCGGCGCAAAGCGCAAAGACGTAAAAGACATGGGCCACTGAAGTTATACCTTCGACACAAAGGGTTTCTAAAATTCTTCTGCCCGACTTGTCACAGACATAGCCCTGCGGTGTCAAAGCCCTCGGAGAGTTCCGTACCTACCACAATGTTTTCATTTGGCAAAGCGGGGACGCGTGTTTAATCCTTTCAGCGAGCAGTCCGCGAGCGGGCCGACCGATATCGAACTGGTTGAGAAAGCCAAAGCGGCGACCGTGCCGCGCTCGAGCAGTTGGTCCTGCGTCACCAGGCGTGGGTGTACAACATCGCCGTCCGCATGGTCTTTCAGCCGCAGGACGCGGAAGAAGTCACCCAAGAAGTTCTGATCAAAGCCGTCACACGACTCAGCACATTTCAAGGCAACAGTCAGTTCCGAACCTGGCTCTACCGCATCGCCGCCAACCACGTCCTGAACATGAAGCGCGCGCGGGCGGAACTTCATCCGCACACGTTCGCGGAGTACGCCGCCGCGGTGACAGGCGTCACCGACCTGGACCTGCCGACCCGAACACCGTCCCGGTGGACGTGCCGCTCCTGGTCGAGGAGGCCAAACTCACCTGTACGACCGGGATGCTGCTCTGCCTTGACCGCCGACAGCGGTTGGTGTTCACGCTGGGCGAGATCATGGGCGTCAGCGACACAATCGGTGGCGACGTCCTCGAAATGTCGGGCGACAACTTCCGGCAGTGCCTCGCGCCCGCCGCGACCTGTACGAGTTTATGCACGACCGATGCGGTCTGGTGAACGCGGACAACCCTGCCGGTGCCCGAAGAAGACCAAGGGGTTCATCGAAGCCGGCCACGTCGATCCCGACCGCCTGCTGTTCGCCTCGCGTCACGCCCTGCAGGTTCGGAACGCCGCCGGCGACACGGTCCGTGAGATCGAGGATACGCTCGACCGCCAATACGCGGACATCTTCCGCGACCACCCGTTCCACCAGCCGCCCGACCAGGTCGCTTGGCTGCGCCA
The Gemmata palustris DNA segment above includes these coding regions:
- a CDS encoding thermonuclease family protein, which codes for MSFTSLRFAPPSTAILSAAATSVFASLASIPRKGEAGFYEARDAMQMLIKGKEVRCVVRKREKYGRLLGECSTADSASLSDAMLANKLAVVDPIVETKTGDS